The Actinobacillus suis ATCC 33415 DNA segment TTGGCGTGTTGCTGCCGTCTTTAACCAATCAGGTATTTGCCGATGTGTTAAAAGGGATTGAAAGTGTAACTGATGCTGCCGGTTATCAAACCATGCTCGCCCACTACGGCTATAGCGAACAAAAAGAAGAACAACGCATTGAATCACTCCTTTCTTATCATGTGGATGGATTGATCTTATCGGAAAATCACCATAGTGAGCGTACGCTCAAAATGTTAAGTGTCGCAAAAATCCCTGTGATTGAGATTATGGATACCAGTGAAAAAGGGCAACAACAAGCGGTTGGTTTTGACAATATTTTTGCTGCTCAAGCCATGGTTGAAACCATGATCAAACGTGGTTGCCGCCAAGTGGTTTATTTTTCGGCAAGAATGGATAAACGTACTCGTTTAAAAATGCGTGGTTACGAACTTGCCATGCAAAAGCATAAACTAACGCCTTACACTATTGCAACAGAAGAATCCTCTTCATTTACGTTAGGTGCTCGTCAATTACACATTGCGTTAGAAAAATATCCGAATATCGACGGTATTTTCTGCACCAATGACGATTTGGCGATTGGCGCACTGTTCGAATGCCAACGCCTAGGTATTAAAGTGCCGCAACAAATTGCAATTGCCGGCTTTCACGGACACGATGTTGGTCAATCGATTACCCCACAATTGGCGAGCGTGATAACTCCTCGGTTTGAAATCGGCAAAGTTGCCGCCCAGCAATTACTAAATCGAATTAATCACCAAACGCCACAAGATGAAATGATTAATCTTGGCTATAAGATTCATATCGGTGAAACAATTTAGGCGATAAAAAAGCGGTCAAATTTCGCAAAAAATTTGCAGAAAATGACCGCTTGTTCTACTCAACATTCCGTCCTATTTAATCCCGTTATCTTTATCACTGAGCTTGAATTGCCTGTACGCACAGTTGTACCACATCGTCAAAACTGCCACTAATATCAATCGAAATCACATCTGGTTCGTCCGCTTGAGGAATTTCTAACGTATCAAACTGGCTTTTCAGCATTTCTGTTTTCATAAAATGGCCTTTGCGTTTTTTCATTCGCTCTAAAATCAGCTCAAATGAACCGTGTAAATGAATAAACGTCACCTTTTGATTGCCTTGGCGAATTTGATCACGATATTTCTTTTTCAATGCCGAACAAACAATAATTCCGATTTCATTTTTTTGTTCTAAGCTAAATGCAGCATCATTAATCCGTTCCAACCATGGGAAACGATCTTCGTCATTTAACGGTTGTCCTTGACCCATTTTGAGGATATTCGCTCTCGGGTGCAGATCATCGCCATCAATCAATTTAATGCCTAAACGGCGCGCCACTTCACTGCCTATTGTGGTTTTACCGGTGCTTGATACACCCATTAAAATAAAACTTTGACCAGATTTCATTTGAGCTTCCTCCTATTTCCTTTCAACATAACAGATTTTTTTGCCTTATGTTACAGGTAACATTTAAATTTGTGATGTACTTCGCAAATTTAAAATTAATTCTAACAATCTATTTACATCGCAAACGATTAAATTTATGTTACCAGTAACAATTTAATACTTCTGTTCGAGGTTCTTATGTTAATTTTCATTATGGCGGTAGCGATCATTGCGCTATTGGTATTGATCATAAAATTCAAAGTACATGCGTTTGTCGCATTACTGATTGTCAGTTTATTAACTGCACTGGCTGCAGGTATTCCGGTGGATAAAATTCTGCCAACTTTACTTAGCGGTTTCGGCAATACATTGGCATCAGTCGCCTTATTAGTCGGTTTAGGGGCGATGATTGGCCGTTTATTGGAAATTACCGGTGGGGCAAAAGTATTAGCTGATACGCTGATCAATAAATTCGGCGAACAAAAAGCACCATTCGCATTAGGTGTGGCGGCATTACTCTTCGGTTTCCCGATTTTCTTCGATGCCGGTCTGGTGGTGATGTTACCGATTGTATTTAGCGTAGCAAAACAATTCGGCGGTTCGGTATTACGTTATGCCTTTCCGGTTGCCGGTGCGTTTGCGGTGATGCACGCTTTTCTACCGCCACATCCGGGTCCGGTCGCTTCCGGTGATCTACTTGGCGTGAATATGGGATTAATGGTGATTGTCGGTTTAATTTGCGCTATTCCAACTTGGTATATTGGTACTTACCTCTTCAGCATGTTTATCAGTAAACGCATTCATGTAGAATTACCAAAATCATTCCTAAATGCTTCAGCAATTAGTGAAACCTCGGTACAAACACCACCATCGTTCAGACGTGTTCTCTTTATTTTAGTATTACCGATCTTCTTAATTTTATTTGATACCGGTTTAAATACATTAAGTGTGGCTAAAGTGATTGACGGTTCTGAACTTTGGGTACAAAGCCTACGTTTAATTGGCAAAACCCCCGTAGCGTTATTAATCACTTTATTACTAGCGATTATGTTATTACGTGGTGAGCGTAGCTACGAACAAATCGAAAGTTTATGTAACAATGCATTAGGCCCTATTTGTTCGATTATTTTGGTAACCGGTGCGGGCGGTATGTTTGGCGGTGTATTACGTGCCAGCGGTATCGGCGATGTCTTATCTTCAATGCTCTCGGATACCGGTATGCCGATTATTGTGGCGGCATTTATTATTGCGGTGGCGATGCGTGTCGCACAAGGTTCAGCAACTGTAGCATTAACCACTGCAGCGGCATTAATTGCACCAAGTGTTGCGGCTTCAACCGATTTAAGTCAATTTGACCTTTGCTTTATCGTGATTGCAATTGCTTCCGGTGCGACAGTACTTTCTCACGTAAATGACTCCGGTTTCTGGTTAATGAGCCGCTTCCTAGAAATGGATACCAAAACCACATTAAAAACCTGGACGGCATTAGAAACCTCCATTGGTGTAGTCGGTTTTATCATTGCTCTGATCGGTAGTATTTTGCTTTAAAAATCACAAGCCCTTTGTTATTAACAAAGGGCTTTTTTTATAAAAAAACTGATCTAGATCTCATATTTATCATTATCCATTTGCAAAAAAGCAAACGATTACATATTCTCGCAACACCGCTAAAGCGGTTTAGCAAATTAAGAAATTATACAAATACAGAGGTGAAAAATGGTGCATTTGATCATTGCCGCTCATGGAAAATTAGCCCTTGAGTTGGTCAATTCCGCACAAATGGTATATGGAGAAACGGATAATGTTCATCCGGTTATCTTTGTGCCGGGAGAAGGTCAAGATACGCTAGTCGAAAAATATGAAGCGATTATTGCCACGCTTCAGCCTACCGATAGCGTCCTGTTCTTGGTCGATTTATTTGGCGGTAGCCCGTACAACGCAGCAGCCAGAATTGTCGCAAAACGTCCACAAGACGATATTGTGACCGGTACTAACCTACCAATGTTACTTGAAGTTATGGATGCTTCAGCCGATGCAAAAACGGCAACCGAACTTGCTGCAACGGCAAAAGAAGTCGGACACTTAAGCGTTAAAACTTTCCATACTCCACAACCAACATCTCCAGTTCCATCAGAAGAAGCCTCTTCCGAAGAATCCTCATCTCTTCCTGCCAATTTCGATCCAAACGGACGTATGAATATTTCATTAATGCGTATCGACAGCCGTTTAATTCACGGTCAAGTGATGACATCTTGGGCGAAAACGGTGAAATGCGAAGCAATTTTTGCGATCAGTGATGAAGTGGCAAATGACGATATTCGCCGTGAATTATTGCTACAAATCGTTCCTGAACATTTAAAAGGCTATGTGATTACGGTCGATAAAGCGATCAAAGTCTGGCATAACCCTAAATACGCCGATAAAAACATTATTTGGTTGGTCACCAACCCGTCAGATATCGTTCGCTTAATTGAAGGCGGCGTGAACATTAAAAATGTCAATGTCGGCGGTATGACTTTCCGTGAAGGCGACAAACTTATCTCTCAAGCGGTGGCGATTAACCAAACCGATTTAGCCGCCTTCTACAAACTCCTCGAGTTAGGCGTAGATATGTCGTTACAACAAGTGGCGGCAAACAAAAAAGAACCGCTTGATAAAGCACGTCTTGATGCAATCAAATTCTAATTAAGGATTTTCTTATGACTAGTATTGAAATTATTTTAGTAACCTTAGTCGCTGCAATCTGCGGTATGGGTTCCGTACTTGATGAACGCCAAACTCACCGCCCGCTTGTGGCTTGTACCTTAATCGGCTGGGTGTTAGGCGACTTACAAACCGGTATTATCGTGGGTGGTACACTTGAAATGTTAGCATTAGGCTGGATGAACGTAGGCGCGGCAATGGCACCTGATGCTGCATTAGCATCTGTGATTGCAGCAATCTTAGTGATTAAAGGCGGTCAAGATAAAGGTACGGCAATCGCTATTGCAATTCCAGTAGCAGCTGCGGGTCAAGTATTGACTATCTTCGTGCGTACTTTAACCATCTTCTTACAACATAAAGCGGATAAATTTGCCGAACAAGCAAACTTCCGTGGCATTGAGTTCTGTCACTTTGCCGGTCTTTCTTTACAAGCGTTACGTGTAGCAATTCCAACTTTCTTCGTTGCATTGGTAGCAGGTACGGATACTGTAACCGAAGTGTTAAATGCGATTCCTGAAGTCGTAACCCGTGGCTTGCAAATCGCTGGTGGCTTTATCGTGGTGGTAGGTTATGCGATGGTTATCAATATGATGCGTGCCGGTGCGTTAATGCCGTTCTTCTTTATGGGCTTTGTGATTGCATCATTCTCAAACTACAACTTAGTCGGTCTTGGTTTCTTAGGTGCATGTTTAGCGATGCTTTACATCCAATTAAACCCACAATTCAACCAATCGGTAGCAGCGCCTCGCACCACTAAAAAATTAGCGGATAACGAGTTAGAAGGTCTATAAGGAGCAAATTATGTCAGAGAAAAAACAACTTACCAGTGCAGATATTCGAGCGACTTATTGGCGTTCAACTTTCCTCTTAGGATCATTTAACTTTGAACGTATGCAATCAATGGGCTTCTGTGTATCAATGATCCCAACGATTAAACGTCTTTACAGCCGTAAAGAAGATCAAGCGGCAGCATTAAAACGCCATTTAGAGTTCTTCAATACGCAACCATGGGTCGGTTCAGCAATTATGGGCGTAACCGCAGCGATGGAACAAGAACGTGCGAACGGTGCAGCGATTGACGATGCGGCAATTAGCGGGGTAAAAGTCGGTTTAATGGGGCCGCTTGCTGGTGTCGGCGACCCGATTTTCTGGGGAACATTACGTCCGGTATTAGCCGCTCTCGGTGCAGGTTTAGCGATTAGCGGTAGCATTTTAGGTCCATTATTATTCTTTATCGGTATTAACCTTTGTCGTGCCTTAACTCGTTGGTACGGTTTCAAATACGGTTACCAAAAAGGGACGGAAATCGTTTCGGATATGGGCGGCGGCCGTCTGCAAAAAGTCACGCAAGGCGCTTCTATTCTCGGTTTATTTGTGATGGGTTCCTTGGTGTCGAAGTGGACCAGTATCAACATACCGTTTGAGCTTTCTCGCTATAAAAACGCAATGGGTAAAGAAGTGGTTACCACCGTGCAAAGCGTACTGAATGACTTATTACCGGGGCTTGCAGCGTTATTGCTTACCTTCTTATGTATGTGGTTATTACGTAAGAAAGTAAATGCGATGTACATTATCTTCGCACTATTCGGCGTCGGTATTTTAGGCTATTGGTTAGGTATCTTAGCTTAATCATCCCATACAAATGATTTACCCCCTCTTTATCCTAGAGGGGGTATTTTTTATAATACAAGCGGTCAAATTTACAGGAAATTTTGCAATGGATTTAAAGAAAGCATTAAAAGCGCCAGAACAACAATATATCAAAAACAGTTCGATGTTAGTTACCGCATTATTTATTATTGCTGGCGTTTTATATTACCCAACTGACGGCTACGGATCGGTGATTGCACTTGCATTAGCGATTATTGTGATGTTCGGGCAAAAGATGTTAATTAGTCAAACTCGTAAATATTTTGCGGAGATGTATGCGGCAAAACAGCAATATGAGCAGAGCAAAAACAAAGATTATTTAGAATTTATCCGCTTGCGCGGCACACAAATGTTAAACGACAATAAAGTGCTTTCCGAGCAAGCAAAACACGAAATAGACACATTACTCAATTTTGTCAAACAAAATAGCCAATAATGGATAAGCGGTCGTATTCTTGCAATTTTTTGCCAAAAGACGACCGCTTGTTCTTTATGGAAATAGCTTATTTAGTACTAATGCAATGCCATCCTCATTATTTGATGCCGTCACATAGCTCGCTGCAGCTTTAATCTCATCCGGCGCATTCGCCATCGCCACGCCGAAACCTACATACTGTAACATATCAAGATCATTAAAATTATCGCCGAAGGCAACGATATGTTCACTAGTGATCCCTAGTTTTTGTTGCATAAAGCGGATCGCTTTCGACTTCGTTGCCTTACTATTCATGATCTCTAAATATTCCGCCTTAGAACGATGAATGGAAAGTTGTGGAAAAAGTGATTTCAATAACGTTTCTAATCGCAAAATTTCATCAGCCTCACCCATAACCAAGATCTTATGAACATTGGTAAGTTTTTCGGCTTTTTTAACCGCTTGTAAACCGGTAATTTCCCCCTCTTGCTTGGTCCAATAATTATCAACATCATTACTAAACCATAAGGTATTCGCATAGTAATTAATAGATAAATGCTGAAAACTTTGTAGTTGCAGATCTAATTGAATAAGATCCGTTTCATTGATGGAGATACTATAAAGAGGGGTTAGATTACGATCTAAAATTAATGCACCGCTATAACATATAATAGGCTGATTCGCTTGAAGCTGTTGAGAATAAGGAGTGATAGCTAGAGGCGGGCGAGCGGAGACAAGAATAAAGGGAATGTTCTGTTGAGCGATACGCTGAATAGCAGCTGCCGTTTTAGGTGTTATTTGATGCTGATTATTG contains these protein-coding regions:
- a CDS encoding PTS mannose/fructose/sorbose transporter subunit IIC, which gives rise to MTSIEIILVTLVAAICGMGSVLDERQTHRPLVACTLIGWVLGDLQTGIIVGGTLEMLALGWMNVGAAMAPDAALASVIAAILVIKGGQDKGTAIAIAIPVAAAGQVLTIFVRTLTIFLQHKADKFAEQANFRGIEFCHFAGLSLQALRVAIPTFFVALVAGTDTVTEVLNAIPEVVTRGLQIAGGFIVVVGYAMVINMMRAGALMPFFFMGFVIASFSNYNLVGLGFLGACLAMLYIQLNPQFNQSVAAPRTTKKLADNELEGL
- a CDS encoding GntP family permease → MLIFIMAVAIIALLVLIIKFKVHAFVALLIVSLLTALAAGIPVDKILPTLLSGFGNTLASVALLVGLGAMIGRLLEITGGAKVLADTLINKFGEQKAPFALGVAALLFGFPIFFDAGLVVMLPIVFSVAKQFGGSVLRYAFPVAGAFAVMHAFLPPHPGPVASGDLLGVNMGLMVIVGLICAIPTWYIGTYLFSMFISKRIHVELPKSFLNASAISETSVQTPPSFRRVLFILVLPIFLILFDTGLNTLSVAKVIDGSELWVQSLRLIGKTPVALLITLLLAIMLLRGERSYEQIESLCNNALGPICSIILVTGAGGMFGGVLRASGIGDVLSSMLSDTGMPIIVAAFIIAVAMRVAQGSATVALTTAAALIAPSVAASTDLSQFDLCFIVIAIASGATVLSHVNDSGFWLMSRFLEMDTKTTLKTWTALETSIGVVGFIIALIGSILL
- the gntR gene encoding gluconate operon transcriptional repressor GntR → MSKHKRPTLQDIAEHLGITKMTISRYLRNPASVAEDTGKRIAVAIEQFGYIPNRAPDILSNAKSKAIGVLLPSLTNQVFADVLKGIESVTDAAGYQTMLAHYGYSEQKEEQRIESLLSYHVDGLILSENHHSERTLKMLSVAKIPVIEIMDTSEKGQQQAVGFDNIFAAQAMVETMIKRGCRQVVYFSARMDKRTRLKMRGYELAMQKHKLTPYTIATEESSSFTLGARQLHIALEKYPNIDGIFCTNDDLAIGALFECQRLGIKVPQQIAIAGFHGHDVGQSITPQLASVITPRFEIGKVAAQQLLNRINHQTPQDEMINLGYKIHIGETI
- a CDS encoding mannose/fructose/sorbose PTS transporter subunit IIA; protein product: MVHLIIAAHGKLALELVNSAQMVYGETDNVHPVIFVPGEGQDTLVEKYEAIIATLQPTDSVLFLVDLFGGSPYNAAARIVAKRPQDDIVTGTNLPMLLEVMDASADAKTATELAATAKEVGHLSVKTFHTPQPTSPVPSEEASSEESSSLPANFDPNGRMNISLMRIDSRLIHGQVMTSWAKTVKCEAIFAISDEVANDDIRRELLLQIVPEHLKGYVITVDKAIKVWHNPKYADKNIIWLVTNPSDIVRLIEGGVNIKNVNVGGMTFREGDKLISQAVAINQTDLAAFYKLLELGVDMSLQQVAANKKEPLDKARLDAIKF
- a CDS encoding Cof-type HAD-IIB family hydrolase, which codes for MQTTHYQAVFSDIDGTLLNNQHQITPKTAAAIQRIAQQNIPFILVSARPPLAITPYSQQLQANQPIICYSGALILDRNLTPLYSISINETDLIQLDLQLQSFQHLSINYYANTLWFSNDVDNYWTKQEGEITGLQAVKKAEKLTNVHKILVMGEADEILRLETLLKSLFPQLSIHRSKAEYLEIMNSKATKSKAIRFMQQKLGITSEHIVAFGDNFNDLDMLQYVGFGVAMANAPDEIKAAASYVTASNNEDGIALVLNKLFP
- the manZ gene encoding PTS mannose transporter subunit IID — its product is MSEKKQLTSADIRATYWRSTFLLGSFNFERMQSMGFCVSMIPTIKRLYSRKEDQAAALKRHLEFFNTQPWVGSAIMGVTAAMEQERANGAAIDDAAISGVKVGLMGPLAGVGDPIFWGTLRPVLAALGAGLAISGSILGPLLFFIGINLCRALTRWYGFKYGYQKGTEIVSDMGGGRLQKVTQGASILGLFVMGSLVSKWTSINIPFELSRYKNAMGKEVVTTVQSVLNDLLPGLAALLLTFLCMWLLRKKVNAMYIIFALFGVGILGYWLGILA
- a CDS encoding gluconokinase, which translates into the protein MKSGQSFILMGVSSTGKTTIGSEVARRLGIKLIDGDDLHPRANILKMGQGQPLNDEDRFPWLERINDAAFSLEQKNEIGIIVCSALKKKYRDQIRQGNQKVTFIHLHGSFELILERMKKRKGHFMKTEMLKSQFDTLEIPQADEPDVISIDISGSFDDVVQLCVQAIQAQ